The following proteins come from a genomic window of Phycodurus eques isolate BA_2022a chromosome 9, UOR_Pequ_1.1, whole genome shotgun sequence:
- the LOC133407666 gene encoding uncharacterized protein LOC133407666 isoform X2, producing MSEFKSSQRFHSLKPEQVAVLHQVLSDIVPIHGRGNFPTLKLRPRDIIIAVRASLQKQGIMVRDVRLNGSTASHVLVQDNRMSYKDLDIIFGVELPSQEEFQVIKESVLGCLLNCLPAEVNRERISSATMKEAYVQKMVKVFNDQDRWSLISLSNNSGKNLELKFVSMLRRQFEFSVDSFQIILDRLLESYLQESQHKYNNVILKDQEAETKDVSSLLKASTTGKDKTKFKNVSLLEKGAYNSNTELKDEMRGKENAIQTTKHSTQEGDNKDKTPTELKEHRANPNEPKLPGHASLNLIAIEKQTTEIKEAQYKRKDELLPSDSTGLVYLNHTAPCNEQEVFTDTVGLKKKQQPTPTESGRLTENCNSKESSEKKKTSRSVCLYNPDVDASQVRADDSVEDEKKIKIDVVIDAKIKGDMEKGGISNEVLTPEEKPDHRQADECVCAIAVTPLSYNNTLETQSTVQIEKSPDKPDNTADTQDTPAPPGLVSDKKTCCPPFCKSSERLPHMVVLKHSSPKPPRRMCKKVTTIPYPGPAFKSDSKTDSSLHPNSSPDEPDLNGELRPKPSLFTATGLDPTTITILTTTSPRPESNPNSDLSSNLDFPSTPDPAPDSVSILPQEPESSHLITECLFVTDIQSQEERQQLPEQRQSSPTNTALQLKQTESPNSPDSLVSHIDESCSNAEQATHTSEAETNDEEENRESLAKLDQPNGSNEKTTTLQETPPPHSPSSSRSITPLVSCLSLPVLSFSPPRFTPSPPSLSPPPCVTPPSHCLPSAMLDTASPVTSCGSPPLSLSPTSSCISSPAYLTPPMLSLSPPPVCPTPPSPCLSPPLLCFTPPVESEEPMFPISSDTGPLIDKSDNDEQIVEPSTVHGDPVLQLEDKIEQTYVSLLTQDPEPASFPITLPSATSHALPQSQCGEPTEHAPQNTDEAFSPLSENKEAQKTTADITEESSALQAAGCVPTVEVLAESMYGDFEAAMAHLRYRLIATRNPEEIRGGGLLKYSNLLVRDYRPASETQIKTLERYMCSRFFIDFPDVQEQQRKILSYLKNHFIGEERSKYQYLMTLRRVVDDSTVCLMGHERRQTLNMITVLALKVLGEQNIIPNTDHVTCFYQPAPYLAEHNTPYITEPNYCSYYIPQGGSTLLYQPYPLHLHTQTGLV from the exons ATGTCTGAATTCAAATCCAGTCAGCGGTTCCACAGCCTGAAGCCTGAGCAAGTGGCAGTTCTCCATCAGGTTCTATCAGACATTGTTCCCATCCACGGCCGTGGGAACTTTCCAACACTGAAGCTTCGTCCTCGAGACATCATCATTGCTGTACGGGCTAGTCTGCAGAAGCAGGGGATCATGGTGAGAGACGTGCGTTTAAATGGCTCCACAGCCAGCCATGTTCTGGTTCAAGATAACAGAATGAGCTACAAAGACCTGGATATCATTTTTGGGGTGGAGCTGCCCAGTCAGGAAGAGTTCCAG GTGATCAAAGAGTCCGTACTTGGTTGCTTGCTGAACTGCCTGCCAGCAGAGGTCAACAGAGAGAGGATCAGCAGTGCAACGATGAAAGAGGCCTATGTCCAGAAGATGGTCAAAGTCTTTAATGACCAGGACCGCTGGAGCCTCATCTCATTGTCAAACAACAGCGGCAAAAACCTGGAGCTCAAATTTGTAAGCATGCTGAGGAGGCAGTTTGAGTTCAGCGTTGATTCCTTCCAAATCATTTTGGATCGTCTTCTTGAATCCTACCTGCAGGAGTCGCAgcacaaatataataatgttaTACTGAAGGACCAAGAGGCAGAGACGAAAGATGTGTCTTCTCTGCTTAAGGCCAGCACTACAGGAAAAGACAaaaccaaatttaaaaatgtatcccTTTTAGAGAAAGGGGCTTACAACAGCAACACAGAGCTGAAAGATGAGATGCgtggaaaagaaaatgcaatacAAACGACAAAACACTCCACGCAGGAGGGAgataacaaagacaaaacaccCACAGAGCTAAAAGAGCACAGAGCAAACCCTAATGAACCCAAACTCCCTGGGCATGCATCTTTAAACCTGATTGCAATAGAGAAACAAACCACTGAAATCAAAGAGGCTCAGTATAAACGCAAAGATGAGTTATTGCCCTCAGACTCAACTGGACTAGTATATTTAAATCACACTGCACCTTGTAATGAACAGGAAGTATTCACAGATACTGTTggactgaaaaaaaagcaacagccaACACCGACAGAGTCCGGAAGACTGACAGAGAACTGTAACAGCAAAGAATCATCcgagaaaaaaaagacctcgaggtctgtgtgtttgtataaCCCAGATGTCGACGCATCACAAGTAAGGGCAGACGACAGTGtagaggatgaaaaaaaaattaaaattgatgTAGTGATAGATGCCAAGATTAAAGGGGACATGGAAAAAGGTGGAATTTCAAATGAAGTTTTAACACCGGAAGAAAAGCCAGACCATAGGCAGGCTGATGAATGTGTTTGCGCCATCGCCGTCACACCGCTTTCATACAACAACACACTCGAAACACAGAGCACAGTACAGATTGAAAAATCACCTGACAAACCTGACAACACCGCGGATACTCAGGACACACCTGCACCACCCGGCCTTGTTTCTGACAAAAAGACCTGCTGTCCTCCTTTTTGTAAGAGCTCAGAAAGACTCCCTCATATGGTGGTGCTAAAGCACTCGTCTCCAAAACCCCCACGTAGGATGTGTAAAAAGGTTACCACCATTCCTTACCCTGGCCCAGCTTTCAAGAGTGACTCCAAAACAGATTCCAGTTTACATCCAAACTCTTCCCCAGATGAACCTGATCTTAATGGAGAGCTAAGACCAAAGCCCAGTCTTTTTACAGCGACTGGTTTAGACCCCACAACAATCACAATCTTGACTACAACAAGCCCTAGGCCTGAAAGCAACCCAAACAGTGACCTTTCATCCAATCTGGACTTCCCCTCCACTCCTGATCCCGCCCCTGATTCTGTTTCTATTCTACCTCAGGAGCCAGAATCGTCTCATTTAATCACtgagtgtttgtttgtgacTGACATTCAAAGCCAGGAGGAGAGACAACAATTGCCTGAGCAAAGGCAGTCTTCCCCTACAAATACTGCTCTGCAACTGAAACAAACAGAATCCCCCAATAGCCCGGATTCATTAGTTTCACACATTGATGAATCCTGCTCAAATGCTGAACAGGCCACACATACCTCAGAAGCTGAAACCAATGATGAAGAGGAGAACAGGGAATCATTGGCCAAATTAGATCAGCCAAATGGCAGCAATGAAAAGACCACAACCCTACAAGAGACCCCTCCACCTCACTCACCTTCCTCCTCCCGCAGTATCACCCCCCTTGTTTCTTGTCTTTCCCTCCCTGTACTCAGTTTCTCACCTCCCCGCTTCACCCCTTCACCCCCAAGTCTCAGCCCTCCACCATGTGTGACTCCTCCCTCTCACTGCCTCCCGTCTGCGATGCTAGACACTGCCAGCCCTGTGACCAGTTGCGGTTCTCCGCCCTTGAGCTTGAGCCCGACCTCATCCTGCATCAGTTCACCTGCTTACCTCACCCCACCTATGCTTAGCCTCAGCCCTCCCCCTGTCTGTCCAACTCCTCCTTCTCCGTGCCTCAGCCCTCCCCTTCTCTGCTTCACTCCTCCAGTGGAATCAGAGGAACCCATGTTTCCGATATCCTCAGATACAGGGCCTTTGATAGACAAGTCAGACAATGATGAACAGATTGTGGAGCCCTCTACAGTGCACGGAGACCCTGTCCTGCAACTTGAGGATAAAATAGAGCAGACTTACGTTTCTTTGTTGACTCAGGATCCAGAGCCTGCCTCTTTTCCAATCACACTTCCAAGTGCAACCTCACATGCACTTCCACAGTCTCAGTGTGGAGAACCAACTGAACATGCCCCCCAAAACACAGATGAAGCATTTAGCCCTTTGTCTGAGAACAAGGAGGCCCAGAAAACAACTGCAGACATCACTGAAGAGAGCTCAGCTCTGCAAGCAGCAGGCTGTGTCCCTACTGTCGAGGTCCTGGCTGAGAGCATGTATGGTGACTTTGAGGCTGCCATGGCCCACCTGCGCTATCGCTTAATTGCTACAAGGAATCCTGAGGAGATTCGAGGTGGCGGCTTGTTGAAATACAGTAACCTACTGGTCAGGGATTATCGACCGGCTAGTGAGACTCAAATAAAGACACTGGAGCGATACATGTGCTCACGCTTTTTCATTGATTTCCCTGACGTGCAGGAGCAGCAGAGGAAGATCCTATCCTACTTGAAGAATCACTTCATTGGTGAGGAGAGAAGCAAGTATCAGTACCTAATGACACTACGTCGTGTGGTTGACGACAGCACAGTGTGTCTGATGGGCCATGAGAGGCGTCAGACTCTCAACATGATCACAGTGCTGGCACTGAAGGTTCTAGGAGAACAGAACATTATCCCCAACACGGACCATGTCACATGCTTCTATCAGCCTGCTCCGTACCTTGCAGAGCACAACACCCCCTATATAACAGAACCCAATTACTGCAGCTACTACATACCCCAAGGGGGATCGACTCTACTTTACCAACCATACCCCTTGCACTTGCACACACAGACGGGACTAGTTTAA
- the LOC133407666 gene encoding uncharacterized protein LOC133407666 isoform X1, translating to METALRSGHPEKKTRVSEWSPHFSTERLVDSARVKWNPITCLVRYRAACRSSSEPRQPGSRLPKLKSTLSSAHLSVTQGGSTRFDPNSENRSQWLCYSNSSMSEFKSSQRFHSLKPEQVAVLHQVLSDIVPIHGRGNFPTLKLRPRDIIIAVRASLQKQGIMVRDVRLNGSTASHVLVQDNRMSYKDLDIIFGVELPSQEEFQVIKESVLGCLLNCLPAEVNRERISSATMKEAYVQKMVKVFNDQDRWSLISLSNNSGKNLELKFVSMLRRQFEFSVDSFQIILDRLLESYLQESQHKYNNVILKDQEAETKDVSSLLKASTTGKDKTKFKNVSLLEKGAYNSNTELKDEMRGKENAIQTTKHSTQEGDNKDKTPTELKEHRANPNEPKLPGHASLNLIAIEKQTTEIKEAQYKRKDELLPSDSTGLVYLNHTAPCNEQEVFTDTVGLKKKQQPTPTESGRLTENCNSKESSEKKKTSRSVCLYNPDVDASQVRADDSVEDEKKIKIDVVIDAKIKGDMEKGGISNEVLTPEEKPDHRQADECVCAIAVTPLSYNNTLETQSTVQIEKSPDKPDNTADTQDTPAPPGLVSDKKTCCPPFCKSSERLPHMVVLKHSSPKPPRRMCKKVTTIPYPGPAFKSDSKTDSSLHPNSSPDEPDLNGELRPKPSLFTATGLDPTTITILTTTSPRPESNPNSDLSSNLDFPSTPDPAPDSVSILPQEPESSHLITECLFVTDIQSQEERQQLPEQRQSSPTNTALQLKQTESPNSPDSLVSHIDESCSNAEQATHTSEAETNDEEENRESLAKLDQPNGSNEKTTTLQETPPPHSPSSSRSITPLVSCLSLPVLSFSPPRFTPSPPSLSPPPCVTPPSHCLPSAMLDTASPVTSCGSPPLSLSPTSSCISSPAYLTPPMLSLSPPPVCPTPPSPCLSPPLLCFTPPVESEEPMFPISSDTGPLIDKSDNDEQIVEPSTVHGDPVLQLEDKIEQTYVSLLTQDPEPASFPITLPSATSHALPQSQCGEPTEHAPQNTDEAFSPLSENKEAQKTTADITEESSALQAAGCVPTVEVLAESMYGDFEAAMAHLRYRLIATRNPEEIRGGGLLKYSNLLVRDYRPASETQIKTLERYMCSRFFIDFPDVQEQQRKILSYLKNHFIGEERSKYQYLMTLRRVVDDSTVCLMGHERRQTLNMITVLALKVLGEQNIIPNTDHVTCFYQPAPYLAEHNTPYITEPNYCSYYIPQGGSTLLYQPYPLHLHTQTGLV from the exons CAGCATGTCTGAATTCAAATCCAGTCAGCGGTTCCACAGCCTGAAGCCTGAGCAAGTGGCAGTTCTCCATCAGGTTCTATCAGACATTGTTCCCATCCACGGCCGTGGGAACTTTCCAACACTGAAGCTTCGTCCTCGAGACATCATCATTGCTGTACGGGCTAGTCTGCAGAAGCAGGGGATCATGGTGAGAGACGTGCGTTTAAATGGCTCCACAGCCAGCCATGTTCTGGTTCAAGATAACAGAATGAGCTACAAAGACCTGGATATCATTTTTGGGGTGGAGCTGCCCAGTCAGGAAGAGTTCCAG GTGATCAAAGAGTCCGTACTTGGTTGCTTGCTGAACTGCCTGCCAGCAGAGGTCAACAGAGAGAGGATCAGCAGTGCAACGATGAAAGAGGCCTATGTCCAGAAGATGGTCAAAGTCTTTAATGACCAGGACCGCTGGAGCCTCATCTCATTGTCAAACAACAGCGGCAAAAACCTGGAGCTCAAATTTGTAAGCATGCTGAGGAGGCAGTTTGAGTTCAGCGTTGATTCCTTCCAAATCATTTTGGATCGTCTTCTTGAATCCTACCTGCAGGAGTCGCAgcacaaatataataatgttaTACTGAAGGACCAAGAGGCAGAGACGAAAGATGTGTCTTCTCTGCTTAAGGCCAGCACTACAGGAAAAGACAaaaccaaatttaaaaatgtatcccTTTTAGAGAAAGGGGCTTACAACAGCAACACAGAGCTGAAAGATGAGATGCgtggaaaagaaaatgcaatacAAACGACAAAACACTCCACGCAGGAGGGAgataacaaagacaaaacaccCACAGAGCTAAAAGAGCACAGAGCAAACCCTAATGAACCCAAACTCCCTGGGCATGCATCTTTAAACCTGATTGCAATAGAGAAACAAACCACTGAAATCAAAGAGGCTCAGTATAAACGCAAAGATGAGTTATTGCCCTCAGACTCAACTGGACTAGTATATTTAAATCACACTGCACCTTGTAATGAACAGGAAGTATTCACAGATACTGTTggactgaaaaaaaagcaacagccaACACCGACAGAGTCCGGAAGACTGACAGAGAACTGTAACAGCAAAGAATCATCcgagaaaaaaaagacctcgaggtctgtgtgtttgtataaCCCAGATGTCGACGCATCACAAGTAAGGGCAGACGACAGTGtagaggatgaaaaaaaaattaaaattgatgTAGTGATAGATGCCAAGATTAAAGGGGACATGGAAAAAGGTGGAATTTCAAATGAAGTTTTAACACCGGAAGAAAAGCCAGACCATAGGCAGGCTGATGAATGTGTTTGCGCCATCGCCGTCACACCGCTTTCATACAACAACACACTCGAAACACAGAGCACAGTACAGATTGAAAAATCACCTGACAAACCTGACAACACCGCGGATACTCAGGACACACCTGCACCACCCGGCCTTGTTTCTGACAAAAAGACCTGCTGTCCTCCTTTTTGTAAGAGCTCAGAAAGACTCCCTCATATGGTGGTGCTAAAGCACTCGTCTCCAAAACCCCCACGTAGGATGTGTAAAAAGGTTACCACCATTCCTTACCCTGGCCCAGCTTTCAAGAGTGACTCCAAAACAGATTCCAGTTTACATCCAAACTCTTCCCCAGATGAACCTGATCTTAATGGAGAGCTAAGACCAAAGCCCAGTCTTTTTACAGCGACTGGTTTAGACCCCACAACAATCACAATCTTGACTACAACAAGCCCTAGGCCTGAAAGCAACCCAAACAGTGACCTTTCATCCAATCTGGACTTCCCCTCCACTCCTGATCCCGCCCCTGATTCTGTTTCTATTCTACCTCAGGAGCCAGAATCGTCTCATTTAATCACtgagtgtttgtttgtgacTGACATTCAAAGCCAGGAGGAGAGACAACAATTGCCTGAGCAAAGGCAGTCTTCCCCTACAAATACTGCTCTGCAACTGAAACAAACAGAATCCCCCAATAGCCCGGATTCATTAGTTTCACACATTGATGAATCCTGCTCAAATGCTGAACAGGCCACACATACCTCAGAAGCTGAAACCAATGATGAAGAGGAGAACAGGGAATCATTGGCCAAATTAGATCAGCCAAATGGCAGCAATGAAAAGACCACAACCCTACAAGAGACCCCTCCACCTCACTCACCTTCCTCCTCCCGCAGTATCACCCCCCTTGTTTCTTGTCTTTCCCTCCCTGTACTCAGTTTCTCACCTCCCCGCTTCACCCCTTCACCCCCAAGTCTCAGCCCTCCACCATGTGTGACTCCTCCCTCTCACTGCCTCCCGTCTGCGATGCTAGACACTGCCAGCCCTGTGACCAGTTGCGGTTCTCCGCCCTTGAGCTTGAGCCCGACCTCATCCTGCATCAGTTCACCTGCTTACCTCACCCCACCTATGCTTAGCCTCAGCCCTCCCCCTGTCTGTCCAACTCCTCCTTCTCCGTGCCTCAGCCCTCCCCTTCTCTGCTTCACTCCTCCAGTGGAATCAGAGGAACCCATGTTTCCGATATCCTCAGATACAGGGCCTTTGATAGACAAGTCAGACAATGATGAACAGATTGTGGAGCCCTCTACAGTGCACGGAGACCCTGTCCTGCAACTTGAGGATAAAATAGAGCAGACTTACGTTTCTTTGTTGACTCAGGATCCAGAGCCTGCCTCTTTTCCAATCACACTTCCAAGTGCAACCTCACATGCACTTCCACAGTCTCAGTGTGGAGAACCAACTGAACATGCCCCCCAAAACACAGATGAAGCATTTAGCCCTTTGTCTGAGAACAAGGAGGCCCAGAAAACAACTGCAGACATCACTGAAGAGAGCTCAGCTCTGCAAGCAGCAGGCTGTGTCCCTACTGTCGAGGTCCTGGCTGAGAGCATGTATGGTGACTTTGAGGCTGCCATGGCCCACCTGCGCTATCGCTTAATTGCTACAAGGAATCCTGAGGAGATTCGAGGTGGCGGCTTGTTGAAATACAGTAACCTACTGGTCAGGGATTATCGACCGGCTAGTGAGACTCAAATAAAGACACTGGAGCGATACATGTGCTCACGCTTTTTCATTGATTTCCCTGACGTGCAGGAGCAGCAGAGGAAGATCCTATCCTACTTGAAGAATCACTTCATTGGTGAGGAGAGAAGCAAGTATCAGTACCTAATGACACTACGTCGTGTGGTTGACGACAGCACAGTGTGTCTGATGGGCCATGAGAGGCGTCAGACTCTCAACATGATCACAGTGCTGGCACTGAAGGTTCTAGGAGAACAGAACATTATCCCCAACACGGACCATGTCACATGCTTCTATCAGCCTGCTCCGTACCTTGCAGAGCACAACACCCCCTATATAACAGAACCCAATTACTGCAGCTACTACATACCCCAAGGGGGATCGACTCTACTTTACCAACCATACCCCTTGCACTTGCACACACAGACGGGACTAGTTTAA